In the Cylindrospermopsis raciborskii Cr2010 genome, CAACATTAATTGCCTGCTGTCTGGTAAATTGCAGTGCTGCTAATAGGAAAAAAGTCAGGATGCAAAAAACAACATCAATCAAAGGAATAATTTGAATCTGAACTTCTTCAATGGGGGTATGCAGGTTAACTTTCATTTTCTGGCTCTGATTCTGAACTGGTCACAGGATTTTCAACAGGGTGAGTCAACTCTTCTTCCACTGGAGATTCTTCTGTAATGAAAACAAATTCTCTTTTCTTAGACTCAGGTGGAGATTGACGATACAACAACTCTAAATCATTGCCAGCTTTATTAAACACTTTCACTTGATTAACCGCAAAGGATTGAAATAGACGATAAAACACTAAGGTGACAATGGCAACTATCAAACCAGAAGCAGTGCTAATTAAGGACTCACCAATACCTGTGGTGACACCCGCTGTAGATTCTGTACCCAGATCACCAATTTTAATTGCTCGCAAGGATTGAATTAAACCTAAAACCGTACCTAATAATCCTAAGAGTGGTGAAAGCGCGATTACAGATTCTAGAAGTTTTTCTCCCCTTCTCATTCCTGCTATTTCTTCTGCTGCTGTAGACTCCAAGGCTAGTTTAAAGGTTTCAGCATCACTTTTTTGCAACCGCAGTGGGGCGTATAGAAAACGACCTATGGGCTGATCAGTGGCTTTTTGGGCAATTTCTGTGGCTATTTCCCAGCTATCTATTGCAGCATCTAGCACTCTTTCTACTACTTGTTTTTCTTGGCTCAAAATTCGTAGCCAAAACCACAAACGCTCAAAGATTACACTTAGAGATAGTACGGACAGTACTAACAGCGGCCACATGGCTGGACCGCCTTTCTTGAACAAATCTAAAATATCCACTTTTCCAGTCTCCTCACTACACTAAATATAGCAATTATGCTAGAACATTTTTCTTAACCACTAAATTCTGGAAAAAAATATGAGCTTTTCCGTACAATCACTTTACTCTTGGTATGGCAGTTTGATCCGTAAACCTAAGTACCGCTGGTGGGTAATTATGGGAACTATTGTTTATTTGGTTAGTCCCATTGATATTGCCCCCGATTTTATCCCTGTTGTTGGTCAAATTGATGACTTGGTTTTATTAACATTATTGGTATCGGAAGTGTCTAAATTGGTTATTGAGGGCTGGAAGTCTTCTAAAGCTAAAACTAACTCCCCTATAAAGGATGTTGATTCAAAAGATGTGGTAATTGAGGTAACCAAACAATAAAGCTGGTTCCCGGAAGAGAAGAGGATGCGCTATCAAATTCTACTGCAGGGCTGAAAACCTCTATTTCTCCCTGCATTTGTGCTATCAGTTGTTTGGCGATCGCCATTCCTAAACCTGTGCCGGGAATGTCAGTATTAGCTTGTACTCCTCTGTAATTTCTTTCACCCAAACGATCCAGATCCTCTTTGGGTATACCCGGACCTGTATCGCTAATAGCTATACCCTGAAAGTCTGTATTTTTTTGTAGAGACTGAATGGAGATTTTTCCACCCACAGGGGTATATTTTATGGCATTATCTATGATGTTACTGAAAACCTCTGTGAGTGCCTTAATATTGGCTTTTACTGGTGGTAAATGGTTGGGAATGTCTATTAAAAGTTGAATAGTTTTTTCCTGAGCTAGGACTTGTGCAGATGCTAGTAGGGGTAGTAGTATATCTTTTAAATGACAACTAGTAGGCTCTTCTCCCGTTCCTGGCAACAACAGCGGAGCTGTTTTCTGGGGAGATGCTTCCACTGTAAGTGCTAATCCTAGTGTGGGAATAGCTGTTGTGTCTCTGTTTTTTGAGTCTAAAACCTGATCAAAGTTTTGCAATAACTCCTGCAGGCGATCGCTTTGGTTGATAATATTTATGGCTACTTCCCTATTAGTATCATTAGATCTTAATCTTTTTAAAAGAAGTTTACCAAAAGTACGAATAGCAGTCAGAGGATTACGAAACTGATGTAAAAGATTATCTAGTAAGTCCCCCTGCTCCTTTTGTAAGGCTTTTTCCTGCTGTAGTTGGTGTTGTAACCAAACTTGACGCTGATCCAATATACAGGCGATCGCTAAAGTTGTAGCTATGCGGCGAACTTCTTCTTCTTCCACTTGTTTCCACTGACGATCTTCCCTTGCTGTCAAAAGCAGTCCCACCATTAAACCTTCATGTACCAGGGGTAATACAATTTGGTACTGTCCAAATAGATATTTATCTTCTAAGTTAAGGGACTTATTATAATCACTAGTATAAGCACCAGTTGATTGGGGAGATGAGGGAATATAGTCTAATCTTGGTGCTAACAGTTTTTGATCTGGTAATGACAACACATAACTAGAGTCGCTCAAATTTTCTAAATTGCCAAATTTGAGGTTGTTAACTTTTATTCTACCCACGTCCTGGGAATAATTTAATCGAGAAGCTTCTGGATAAACCAGAACGGGAATTAATAACCCTTCTCCACTGGGGTGGTCTACCAGTTCCTGTGTTAAGTAGACTACACTTGAAGACGCTCCCAGTCCCTGGGTTAACAGTGATACTTGCTCTTGACATAGAGCAATAAAATCAGAACTGGCAGACATTAACATTTTTTGAAATTCACTGAATAAGTGTATAAATGCTACGGATGCCTATCAACTATTTTGTAAGCATTTTGGCTAAAGCTATAACAGAAATTAGAATTTAGAGGTTATGTGTGTAAGCTAGTTATGTTTTATCAATGGGCGCCCTTTTGCCATCTTGTTTATTGGTATCCGTTACCTATTCTAATTCCTAATTGTTAAGTGAAGTGAATTTATCACCATTTATTATTTTATTACTATTTTAATATTACTTCAGCTATCATATAACACCTTAACTACTACGATTTGCGTATTTATTAATATTTAATATACACAAGTTATTTTAAAATTACTGAGTAATTGATCCCAGTTGAGGAATAGATTGATAGAGATGTATCGAAAGGTTAAAAACCATTGATTTTTTCTGGCAACCCGTATATAATTACCACGAGTT is a window encoding:
- a CDS encoding MotA/TolQ/ExbB proton channel family protein: MDILDLFKKGGPAMWPLLVLSVLSLSVIFERLWFWLRILSQEKQVVERVLDAAIDSWEIATEIAQKATDQPIGRFLYAPLRLQKSDAETFKLALESTAAEEIAGMRRGEKLLESVIALSPLLGLLGTVLGLIQSLRAIKIGDLGTESTAGVTTGIGESLISTASGLIVAIVTLVFYRLFQSFAVNQVKVFNKAGNDLELLYRQSPPESKKREFVFITEESPVEEELTHPVENPVTSSESEPENES
- a CDS encoding YkvA family protein; this translates as MSFSVQSLYSWYGSLIRKPKYRWWVIMGTIVYLVSPIDIAPDFIPVVGQIDDLVLLTLLVSEVSKLVIEGWKSSKAKTNSPIKDVDSKDVVIEVTKQ
- a CDS encoding sensor histidine kinase gives rise to the protein MLMSASSDFIALCQEQVSLLTQGLGASSSVVYLTQELVDHPSGEGLLIPVLVYPEASRLNYSQDVGRIKVNNLKFGNLENLSDSSYVLSLPDQKLLAPRLDYIPSSPQSTGAYTSDYNKSLNLEDKYLFGQYQIVLPLVHEGLMVGLLLTAREDRQWKQVEEEEVRRIATTLAIACILDQRQVWLQHQLQQEKALQKEQGDLLDNLLHQFRNPLTAIRTFGKLLLKRLRSNDTNREVAINIINQSDRLQELLQNFDQVLDSKNRDTTAIPTLGLALTVEASPQKTAPLLLPGTGEEPTSCHLKDILLPLLASAQVLAQEKTIQLLIDIPNHLPPVKANIKALTEVFSNIIDNAIKYTPVGGKISIQSLQKNTDFQGIAISDTGPGIPKEDLDRLGERNYRGVQANTDIPGTGLGMAIAKQLIAQMQGEIEVFSPAVEFDSASSSLPGTSFIVWLPQLPHLLNQHPL